The genomic window GATCGCCCATTAATTCTAGGGGGTATCAAAATTCCCCATTCTTTAGGTTTATTAGGACACAGTGACGCTGATGCGCTGACCCATGCCATTATGGATGCTATGTTAGGGGCATTGAGTTTAGGGGATATTGGTCACTATTTCCCCCCTTCCGATCATAAATGGGCAGGGGCTGATAGTTTATTATTATTACAACAAGTAGACGAGTTAATACAAGCCAATGGTTGGCAAGTGGGTAATATTGATTCTGTGATTATTGCTGAACAACCAAAAATGAAGCCCCATCTTCAGGCCATGCAGGAAAAACTTGCTCACACCTTACAGATCAATATTGATCAAGTAGGGATTAAAGCAACCACCAACGAAAAATTAGGCCCAGTGGGACGAGAAGAGGGTATTGCTGTCTATACAGTGGTTTTATTGGTCAAGTCGTAAAATGCTTATTGACTAATTTGTCTACTTCACCGGGTTGAACTTGGCAGTAACGAGCTTTATGAGGCATAATAACGACGTTGGGACCTTTCTTACACTGTTTTAAACATCCCGTTAACTTAATTTTAACGCGATCGCTTAATCCCTGTTGTTCTAACTCTTGTTCTAACTGCTGACAGACACTTTTTCCCCCTCGTTTCCAACAACTCGATTTTTGACAAACTAAAATTTTGCCAACAGAAGAGGACTCGCTTTCTGATAGAATGACGGCGCAAGGTTTGTCAGGATTTGGTAACAATGTGACCTGACTCACTTCTAATTCAAAGAAACCCTTTTTTTTCTTAAATTCTCGATTTCCTGTTACTTCTAACCAAGTTCCAGGAATCATATTGATATCGATTTCTGAACGCAGTTTTTTGGGAATTTTCAGCCAATATTCCTTTTCTTCTACTTTCATCCGTAAATATTTGATTTTGTCACCTTTCTTAATGACAAAACTTTCTAATTGACCCACAAGACGGAATTGAGAGGTTGTAGTAGTTTTTGACATAGTTTTTTATTTAGAACTTCTTTAACTAATAATTTAACGCTTGTTAAGATTCCAGCAACTCTTCAGCCAGTCAATTAATTCCTGGCGAGAGGCCGAGTATTGTTTGGTCACACTCCACAGTTGAATGATGGCTGTGGGGCTAGATAAGTTTGCCTGTAAGGGTTTGTGGGTTTCACAAGAGCAGGGAATGTCTAATTCCCGAAGCCGATGATAGACGATCCAGCGATCGCACCAATCGACTTCTACAACTTGCCTGGGTTCGAGAGGAAGGTTAGTTAAATTCATGGACTCAAGCAAATGAAGATAATTGTCATTGTTTCTTCACCTAGTGTAACAGACAGATGCAATATATTCTCAATTATTTTGCAAAAAAAATTCTAGCTCATCCCAGGCTGGAAGGGACGAGGGACTTCCCCTAGTTGGGGTTGATAAAAGTTAAATCTTTTTAGATGATTTTGCAGAGTGTTGATAAACTATTGCTAAAATGAGTTATTTTAATGATAGAAGTGTCGTTAAAAAGGGAATTACAGACATGGCAACTGCTCAAGGCTTACTCCGTGCTTTCGGTGAAGTAGGAGAAAACCCCGTATTACTAGACAAGAGCGTCACGACTCCTGTTTGCGAAGGGTTAAACCTACTCATCGCTAGTTTCCAAGGACTGTTTTTACAGTATGAAAAACACCATTTTGTGGTAGAGGGATCAGAATTTTACTCTTTACACGAATATTTTAGTGAAAGTTACGAAGAAGTTCGCGGTCATGTTCATGATTTAGCGGAACGATTAAACGGGTTAGGTGGGATTCCTGTGGCTAGCTTTAGTAAACTGGCTGAACTGTGCTGCTTTGAGCCAGAAGCTGATGGGATGTATGACTGTCGGAAAATGGTTGAGCATGACTTAGCAGCAGAACAAGCAATTATTAAAGTCTTACGCAGCCAAGCAGCCCAAGCTGAAAGCTTAGGAGATAGAGCTACTCGTCATCAACTTGAAGAAATTCTACTGGAAACTGAAGAACGGGCTTATCACTTAGACCATTTCTTGACTCACGATAGCTTAACCGTTGCATTTGTTGGAAACGGTAACTAGATTTTTAATCATTTGAATATAACTTAAATTTAGCTAGTGATTGCTGTGAGTCACTAGCTCTTTTATTCGTTAATAATTGAAACTGGATAATTAAATTTTTATTAATTTAACACTGTGATTCTAACAGGAATTCTGCCTGATTTTAAGGAACCAATGGTTCTAAAGGCACTTTGAGATAAATCTAAACTACAACGACAACGATCTACAATACGGACAATCACACTTTTTCCCGTTTTACGATTGGTCACTTTAACTTTTGTCCCAAAAGGCAAACTAGGATGAGCAGCCATCATGGCACTATTATTAAAGCGTACTCCTGAGGCTGTTTTTTGTCCTTGATAATGAGAAGCATAATAAGTCGCTGTTTGTGCCTGTGCAGGCATGGCAGCTAACGCTATCATCAAGATAGATAATGATACTTTCTTCACGGTGTACTATTCCTCACCACACAATGTACGTCTAGGATAATATACCTAGTTATTTTTCATTTGTCTAGTTGACAAAGTAGTAGGTTCTATGCGTATTGATTAATAAAGTCAGGATAGAGTTTCATTTAAACGTTCATAGGTAGCCAGTTAAAACCTTTTTAATAAGCAAAATTTAGTTCAATGTTTAATTATTTGCATCAAGTCGTCAGATTTCCTGTAGTTTCTAGCCAATATAGTCTTAAAAAGAAAAATATCTTTGTTTACTTATCTTCATTAGGGTTATTGTTGTTAGTTATCAATGTGATAATGGGTTGTAATCATCAATCCTCTTCTATTCCCATTGAGTCGTCCCTATTGACAGTGGATACCGTAGAAATGGTACAGCAAGGCATTGAAAAAAGCCGTCAAGGGAATTATGAAGCTGCTGTAGACGATTTTAATCAAGTTCTTGCCCAAAATCCTCAAGATATTAACGCCTATTTTAATCGGGGTTTTGCCTATAGTAGTTTGGGCCAGTTTGAGCAAGCTTTAGCCGATTTTACCAAGGTGTTGAAATTAGATCCTCAAATGGTTCAAGCTTATGTTAACCGAGGCAATGTTTATCTACAATTGGGAGAAGATGAAAAAGCGATCTCTGATTATGAAAAGGCATTGAAAATTAATCCTAACGATGCATTTGCTCAAAATAACTTAGGACTGGCTCATCTTAACTCAGGAAGTCCAGAATTAGCGAAAATTGACTTTACTCAGGCGGTAACCATTGATCCGTTGTATGGAGAAGCTTATTATAATCGGGGGTTAGCGTTACTTGATCTTGGGGAAACCAAAAAGGCGATCGCTGATTTCCAAAAAGCGGCCGAAATCTGGGAGGAAATGGGAGAACAAACGGCTTCTGAGGCTGCTTTAGCAGAAATTAATGCTTTAAAAGCAAATAATTAGGAATAGTCAGTCAAAACAAACTTTTTGTTAAACTATTCCAGTTTCAACCATTATAAAATTAAAATCGAAGAGTAAAATTATCCTCAATTAATGTCTTATGACTATCACTTTAAAAGTTCCAAGTATTGCTTGTGGTGCTTGTGCTAATACCATTACTAAAGCTATTGAAGGACAAAAACCAGAAGCTAAAGTTTCCGTTGATGTTGACTCAAAAATAGTAACTGTAGAAACAGATGCTTCAACAGAAACCATTAAAGAAATTATTAGCGAAGCTGGTCATACAGTTGAAGATTAATGATTTTTTATTAGTAGGGTGAGCAAATATTTTAGACATTAGAACTCTTGTCTAATTTGTTTACCCTATGAGTAGAGTATATAAGATGTCAATTTATCACTAATAGAAAATACTAAAGGATGACAATTAGACCTTTTCATGTTGCTTTTCCTGTAATTAATTTAGAAGAAACAAGATATTTCTATGAGACTATTTTAGGGTGTACAGTAGGAAGAACTTCTGAACATTGGATTGATTTTAATTTATTTGGTCATCAAATTACAGCACATCTTTGTTCTAAAAATAGTCATGAAGTTTCCGTTAATTTAGTAGATGGAAAAAAGGTTCCTGTTCAACATTGGGGCGTGATTTTAGAAATGAAAGAATGGCAAGTATTAGCAGAAAAACTAAAAGCATCTCAGATTACTTTTGTTATTGAACCCTATCTTAGATTTAAAGGAGAAGTTGGAGAACAAGCAACCATGTTTTTTCTTGATCCCAGTGGCAATGCCCTTGAATTTAAGGCATTTCGTGATGATCAATCCATTTTTGCTAAGTAGTCGGACATCAATAAATAATAAAATTCCCAAACTAATTAAAAATATCCTCAATAATAAATCAGAATGATTTAAACTAACTCATTTACCCTCATTTACCATGATCTATCTTAAATTCTTGGATTGAGTTATTTTGTTAAATTTAAAGTGTTCATAGCTGCTTTTATTATATCAAAATAGGGGTTTTGAGTAACATCAACTTCTTTAGCTTCTTGACGGTTAATCCCTAATAATCCTTTTTGTTGTCCTTTGCGTACCGCTAATACTTTACCTTGAGCATTTTTAATTCTCAATTCTTTTTCCTGTTTAAAATAGTGACAAATATAGTCTTTTCCTTGATAAGTAAAAGTATTTTTAGGCTGAATTGTAGTACCAGCAGGCAAACGAACCCCTACTATTTCTAATTCTATATTAACGGTACCATTCCAATAATTTTCTGTCAATTTATAGGCAATATCCAACCGTTTAGGTAGGGGAAAATAGGAACCAAACCGCCAAGCGATCGCTTTCATTTCTTGACCATCTTCTTGACCCAATACTAATTTTAAATGATTTTTTCCGACGGTTCTTTGTTCTAATATTTTAACATTAGGAGTCCAAAACACAGGAAACGCATTTTCGATGCCCCAAGGTTGTAAACTATCAATATGTTGATATAACTGAGCATTTAACTGTTTAAAATTCGCTTCTCCATCAATTTTAACTAAAGGTTTAATGTGATGGGGTTCTAATAATTGATGTGCAAACTGACTCAATCTTTCTTTAAAAGCTATTAAATTGTTACTTTTTAAACCGAATCCGCCGGCTGCTTTGTGTCCTCCATATTTACCCAATAAATCATCACAATAAACCAAAGCTTCAAAGATATTAAATTCTTCAATTCCTCTGGCTGAACCCCTAATTTTACTAGGATCATCTTCTTCATAAGTACCAATAAAAACAGGAACGCCATAACGCTCAACTAAACGAGAGGCAACAATCCCAATTACCCCGTGATGCCATTTATGATTAATCACCACTAACACTCGATCTTTTTTATAATTAATAGGCGTTGTTTTAATTAAATGAATCGCTTCTTTTTCAATTTCTTCACATAGACCTTTCCGTTTACCATTAATTTGTTCACATTGCATTGCCCTTTCTAGTGCAATTCCTGGATCATCCGTTGTTAATAGTTCAATAGCCGTTTGTGGATCACCAATTCGTCCCACTGCATTAATTCTTGGCCCTAATTTAAAGCCAATATCATCCGGTTTTAATTGTTTTTGTTCTTCGCTAACCCCTGCGACTTGCATTAAGGCTTGAATACCTGCTAGTTGTGAATTAGGTAACTGTTTTAATCCTTTTTTTAACCAACGACGATTAACCCCAACTAAAGGAGCTAAATCTGCGATCGTTCCTAGGGTAAATAACTCTAATAATGAATCAATAATTTCCTCAGTTTTGTTAAATTGTTCAGCAAGAGTTACCGCTAAAATATAAGCAACTCCCACACCAGCTAAGCCCCGATAAGGAGAATGAATCGATAATAATTTAGGGTTTAAAATTGCATCAGCAGGGGGCAACTTTTCAGGTAAATCATGATGATCCGTAATGATAACCGTTAACCCTAATTCTATTGCTCTTTTGATAGGTTCATAGGCAGCAATGCCATTATCAACGGTCAAAACAACCCCAACACCCTCTTCAGCAAACTTTTCTACAATTCTTTCATTAATCCCATAACCGTCCTTCATCCGGCTCGGAATTTCATAATAAGCATCTCCTCCTAAATGAGTTAAAGCCCTTAATAATAAAGACGTGCTAGTCATACCATCAGCATCATAGTCCCCACAAATGGCAATTTTTTCTCCTATTTCAATAGCTTCTTTTAAGAGTTCAATACTAGAAAGTAAATCAGGAAATTCATCCAAAGGATCGGGTAACGTTTCCACCTCTGGGTTAATATAAACTTGTGCTAAATTAGGACTATCTATTCCTCGATTTAAAATGACTTGAGCGAGTAAAGGAGATAGTCCCGTTTCTGCTACTAACATTTTTACTTGATCGGGGTTAGGAGAGGCAATATACCACCGTTGATCTGGTAATTTCATGCAAATTTGTCCTATGATTTTAGAAGCTCATTGTAACAATTATTCCCATGCCCCTCATTCAATGGTATCCTGGCCATATTGCTAAAGCCGAAAGACAACTCAAAGAACAACTTAACCGTGTAGATGTAATCTTTGAAGTCTTAGACGCTCGCATTCCCCTAGCTTCCCATCACCCTGACGTTCCTCAATGGATAGGGGATAAACCGAGACTGCTGGTACTCAACCGCATGGATATGATACCAGAATCCGTGCGCCAAGGCTGGTTAAACTGGTTTGCTGCTCAAGGAGAGACAGTTTATTATACCAACGCAAAACAAGGAAAAGGCATTAAACCCTTAAAAAAAGCAGCACAAGAAGCAGGGGTACAGATGAACCAAAGAAGACGTGATCGCGGAATGCGTCCTCGTGGGGTGAGAGCCGTGGTTATTGGCTTTCCCAATGTGGGAAAATCCGCCTTAATTAACCGTTTATTGGGGCGTAAAGTGGTAGCTAGTGCTAGACGGGCTGGGGTAACTCGTCAGTTACAATGGATACGGATTGCTGATGATCTTGAACTTTTAGACGCACCTGGTATCATTCCAGCTAAACTAGATACTCAAGAAGATGCGGTAAAATTAGCCATCTGTGAAGACATTGGCGAAGCAGCTTATGATAATCAGCAAATTGGAGCAGCGTTAGTTGATTTATTAGTTGAGTTAAATTTTGAGAAAATTTTGTCATCTCGCTATCAACTTGACCCCCAAGAAATGACGGGAGAAGAATATATTGAAATCTTAGGAAATACTCGATATAAAGGAGATAAAGAAAGAGCCACCATGCAGCTATTAAACGATTTTAGGAAAGGAATCATGGGGCAAATACCTTTAGAATTACCCCCTACTGAACAGGTTAAAAGTTAAATTTATTATCAACAAACCATAGAGCTATTAAGTATTTATCCTGACCGTGAATTCAACCTCAAAGGTCTTTGTGAGAAAATAGAGATCACAATAAATTCATGAGAATCAACACTCACAATGGTAGAAAATGAGAATATAATGTACTTACTAACGTACAGTATAAAAACTTATGTCAACTCTAGAATTAGTCAACATTGCATATCCCGAATTTAACGTTACTGAAACTAATCCAGAAAGTTACTATTTATTACGATTAATGAATTTATATGGTGCAGATTTTAATGAAGAAGAAATCTTAAATTTTTAATGAGATCGATAAGCTCATTTATTCAATAATCTTCCCACAACTGCATAATCTTAAAGTTGTGGGTTGGGTTTAGTACATAATTGTTACTATTAATCTTTTCCTATCCTGGTCTTGAATTGTTCTTTACACTGGTTTGATATTCTCAAAGGTAGAGTCATTGATTAATAATTAAATGGTTAAACAGTTTCCTGTTAACGCCGGTGAAATGGTTGAACGAGCCGATCGCCTGATGAGTGCAGCGTCAAACCGTTATCGTGTGGTGGTACAAGTTTCAAGACGGGCCAAACGGTGTCGTCATGAAGACAATGAAAACGGTGATACTTCCATGATGAAACCTGTGATCCGCGCTGTCTTAGAGATGTCAGATGAATTCACTGAACCTGAAATTATCGGTCATGAGTTAAATTAATCCGTGATTTCACTTCTAAATTGAGCCTCTTTTTGAGATAATATTTACTAGCGGTCAATGAGCAATCATTGTCCTCGATCCTTATCAGGCAGTAGTGTTGATTAACCCTTAGATTGAGTGGGTATTAACCAGGATGGATCTAAGCAAAAAATACATTACTGTGAGTCTCAACGGATAGTTTCATGACTGACCAGCAAACCGCTACAATCGATAATACAGACAATAATCTTTCCCAACTGACGGATCAGTTTATTAATGGGACACAAAAAGACCAACTTCAATTAATTCCTCAATTAATGAGGATGGGAGAAGGAGGTTGGCAAGTATTAATGAAATTTTTACAAGCATCAGATGAAAACGCTGTTGATATTGTACGAGGTAAAGTTTATGGGATACTTTATCAAGTAAAAAATACCATTACAGAAGAATTTATCCAAACCCATTTTCCAAAGGGAATTATCTCCCTTAAATCTCAACGAAACATAGATTATCAACCCCTTAATCAATTACTGGTTGAGCAAAAGTTTCAAGATGCAGATACCTTAACCCGTCATCTTTTGTGTGAATTAGCAGGAGAAGGGGCAGTACAGCGTAAATGGGTTTATTTTACTGAAGTTGAGCAATTTCCTGCAACGGATTTACAGACCATTAATGCCTTATGGTTGTTACATTCAGAGGGAAAATTTGGGTTTTCTGTACAGCGAAAACTATGGTTATCCGTTGGCAAAGACTTTACTAAATTATGGCCAAAAATTGGCTGGAAAAAAGATAATAATTGGACTCAGTATCCCAATCAATTTACTTGGGATTTAGACGCACCCGTGGGTCATTTACCCTTATTAAATCAACTTAGAGGGGTTCGGGTAACCGCCTCTTTATTTTCCCATCCTGCTTGGTCACAAGAGAATTCTTAGTCATTTATAGGCGAAAAATTTGGCTTAATCTTTGGCGAATCCAAGTCACAGGATCTTTAAGGGATTTTTCGTCAATTAATCCCATTTCTTGTAAGGTTTGTTGATAGTTTTCTACAATATCTTGACGTTTCGCTAATTCGGAAGCTATCTCTTGACTTAAATGAGGATATTGATTTAATAAATTTTCAAAACAAGGTTTTTCGAGTAAAAATAAATGAGTTTCTGTCGCTGCTATCATAGTCGTCGGGTAAGGAATTTCTAATAGTAACGGTAACTCTCCAAAATATTGTCCTTCAGTAAAACTAAAGAGAAGACGGCTAACTTTTTGTGTTTCGTAGATAGCTTTTATTTCTCCAGATAAAACAATACAAAAATGATTGCCATATTCCCCTTGACGAATAAAAATTTCATCAGTTTTGAGATAGCGACGACCACCTATCTCAATTAATTTTCTTAGTTCAAGTTCGTTTAAGTGTTGAAAACAGGGAAAACTTTGTAACGAATCTTTTAAGGTAGGAATCTGAGATTTATCTGGTTTAAAATTGTTTTCTGACTCCTGAATTTTCTGAGATGGACTTGATAATAATAATTCTGGATTCCTAAGCCATAAATCTCTTTGAGGAAAAGGAATAGAAATACCCCTTTGACGAAATTTATATTCAATGATGAAATTAAGAGAACTTTTGATGAGTAAACAACGTTCAATGGTTTCCACCCACACCCATAATTGAAAAATTAAAGCATTATCTCCGTACTCAAGAAAAACAACTTTAGGAGAAGGATAAGCTAATACTTCTTTTTCAATAAACGCTGCTTCTAATAATAATTCTGTCACTAAAAGTAGATCACTGCCATAAGCAACACCAACAGATATTTCGATTCTTCTATGACAGTTTTCATAATTCCAATTTTCTACCACTTGACTGGTTAAATCTGTATTCGGTACAACTAATTGAGAGCCTTTTAACGTTCGTATCACTGTAGAACGTAAAGATATTTCTTGAATATATCCTAAGTGACCTTTATATTCAATTAAATCTCCTACTTTTAGTTTACTTTCTCCTAATAACGTTAAACCACTTACCAAATTTCTAGTAATTTCTTGTAACCCAAAACCAATACCAACGCCAAACCCGCCAACAATTACAGCAAAAGAAGCTAAATCTAATCCTAAACTTTGTAAAACAAGAATATAGCCTAATGT from Crocosphaera subtropica ATCC 51142 includes these protein-coding regions:
- the ylqF gene encoding ribosome biogenesis GTPase YlqF; its protein translation is MPLIQWYPGHIAKAERQLKEQLNRVDVIFEVLDARIPLASHHPDVPQWIGDKPRLLVLNRMDMIPESVRQGWLNWFAAQGETVYYTNAKQGKGIKPLKKAAQEAGVQMNQRRRDRGMRPRGVRAVVIGFPNVGKSALINRLLGRKVVASARRAGVTRQLQWIRIADDLELLDAPGIIPAKLDTQEDAVKLAICEDIGEAAYDNQQIGAALVDLLVELNFEKILSSRYQLDPQEMTGEEYIEILGNTRYKGDKERATMQLLNDFRKGIMGQIPLELPPTEQVKS
- a CDS encoding DNA-directed RNA polymerase subunit omega is translated as MVKQFPVNAGEMVERADRLMSAASNRYRVVVQVSRRAKRCRHEDNENGDTSMMKPVIRAVLEMSDEFTEPEIIGHELN
- a CDS encoding mechanosensitive ion channel domain-containing protein — translated: MPAYWSLFKQWFHSTFSTPLFNIGGEAISILWMLKAILLLILVSILARSIKRFLKHYLLALLKINEGTREVIGTLSSLGIATLGYILVLQSLGLDLASFAVIVGGFGVGIGFGLQEITRNLVSGLTLLGESKLKVGDLIEYKGHLGYIQEISLRSTVIRTLKGSQLVVPNTDLTSQVVENWNYENCHRRIEISVGVAYGSDLLLVTELLLEAAFIEKEVLAYPSPKVVFLEYGDNALIFQLWVWVETIERCLLIKSSLNFIIEYKFRQRGISIPFPQRDLWLRNPELLLSSPSQKIQESENNFKPDKSQIPTLKDSLQSFPCFQHLNELELRKLIEIGGRRYLKTDEIFIRQGEYGNHFCIVLSGEIKAIYETQKVSRLLFSFTEGQYFGELPLLLEIPYPTTMIAATETHLFLLEKPCFENLLNQYPHLSQEIASELAKRQDIVENYQQTLQEMGLIDEKSLKDPVTWIRQRLSQIFRL
- the recJ gene encoding single-stranded-DNA-specific exonuclease RecJ, encoding MKLPDQRWYIASPNPDQVKMLVAETGLSPLLAQVILNRGIDSPNLAQVYINPEVETLPDPLDEFPDLLSSIELLKEAIEIGEKIAICGDYDADGMTSTSLLLRALTHLGGDAYYEIPSRMKDGYGINERIVEKFAEEGVGVVLTVDNGIAAYEPIKRAIELGLTVIITDHHDLPEKLPPADAILNPKLLSIHSPYRGLAGVGVAYILAVTLAEQFNKTEEIIDSLLELFTLGTIADLAPLVGVNRRWLKKGLKQLPNSQLAGIQALMQVAGVSEEQKQLKPDDIGFKLGPRINAVGRIGDPQTAIELLTTDDPGIALERAMQCEQINGKRKGLCEEIEKEAIHLIKTTPINYKKDRVLVVINHKWHHGVIGIVASRLVERYGVPVFIGTYEEDDPSKIRGSARGIEEFNIFEALVYCDDLLGKYGGHKAAGGFGLKSNNLIAFKERLSQFAHQLLEPHHIKPLVKIDGEANFKQLNAQLYQHIDSLQPWGIENAFPVFWTPNVKILEQRTVGKNHLKLVLGQEDGQEMKAIAWRFGSYFPLPKRLDIAYKLTENYWNGTVNIELEIVGVRLPAGTTIQPKNTFTYQGKDYICHYFKQEKELRIKNAQGKVLAVRKGQQKGLLGINRQEAKEVDVTQNPYFDIIKAAMNTLNLTK
- a CDS encoding septal ring lytic transglycosylase RlpA family protein, which produces MKKVSLSILMIALAAMPAQAQTATYYASHYQGQKTASGVRFNNSAMMAAHPSLPFGTKVKVTNRKTGKSVIVRIVDRCRCSLDLSQSAFRTIGSLKSGRIPVRITVLN
- the ispF gene encoding 2-C-methyl-D-erythritol 2,4-cyclodiphosphate synthase encodes the protein MNIRIGNGYDIHRLVPDRPLILGGIKIPHSLGLLGHSDADALTHAIMDAMLGALSLGDIGHYFPPSDHKWAGADSLLLLQQVDELIQANGWQVGNIDSVIIAEQPKMKPHLQAMQEKLAHTLQINIDQVGIKATTNEKLGPVGREEGIAVYTVVLLVKS
- a CDS encoding Asr1405/Asl0597 family protein, encoding MNLTNLPLEPRQVVEVDWCDRWIVYHRLRELDIPCSCETHKPLQANLSSPTAIIQLWSVTKQYSASRQELIDWLKSCWNLNKR
- a CDS encoding GUN4 domain-containing protein; translation: MTDQQTATIDNTDNNLSQLTDQFINGTQKDQLQLIPQLMRMGEGGWQVLMKFLQASDENAVDIVRGKVYGILYQVKNTITEEFIQTHFPKGIISLKSQRNIDYQPLNQLLVEQKFQDADTLTRHLLCELAGEGAVQRKWVYFTEVEQFPATDLQTINALWLLHSEGKFGFSVQRKLWLSVGKDFTKLWPKIGWKKDNNWTQYPNQFTWDLDAPVGHLPLLNQLRGVRVTASLFSHPAWSQENS
- a CDS encoding Dps family protein — encoded protein: MATAQGLLRAFGEVGENPVLLDKSVTTPVCEGLNLLIASFQGLFLQYEKHHFVVEGSEFYSLHEYFSESYEEVRGHVHDLAERLNGLGGIPVASFSKLAELCCFEPEADGMYDCRKMVEHDLAAEQAIIKVLRSQAAQAESLGDRATRHQLEEILLETEERAYHLDHFLTHDSLTVAFVGNGN
- a CDS encoding heavy-metal-associated domain-containing protein, which produces MTITLKVPSIACGACANTITKAIEGQKPEAKVSVDVDSKIVTVETDASTETIKEIISEAGHTVED
- a CDS encoding tetratricopeptide repeat protein, which encodes MFNYLHQVVRFPVVSSQYSLKKKNIFVYLSSLGLLLLVINVIMGCNHQSSSIPIESSLLTVDTVEMVQQGIEKSRQGNYEAAVDDFNQVLAQNPQDINAYFNRGFAYSSLGQFEQALADFTKVLKLDPQMVQAYVNRGNVYLQLGEDEKAISDYEKALKINPNDAFAQNNLGLAHLNSGSPELAKIDFTQAVTIDPLYGEAYYNRGLALLDLGETKKAIADFQKAAEIWEEMGEQTASEAALAEINALKANN
- a CDS encoding (2Fe-2S) ferredoxin domain-containing protein, which encodes MSKTTTTSQFRLVGQLESFVIKKGDKIKYLRMKVEEKEYWLKIPKKLRSEIDINMIPGTWLEVTGNREFKKKKGFFELEVSQVTLLPNPDKPCAVILSESESSSVGKILVCQKSSCWKRGGKSVCQQLEQELEQQGLSDRVKIKLTGCLKQCKKGPNVVIMPHKARYCQVQPGEVDKLVNKHFTT
- a CDS encoding VOC family protein; amino-acid sequence: MTIRPFHVAFPVINLEETRYFYETILGCTVGRTSEHWIDFNLFGHQITAHLCSKNSHEVSVNLVDGKKVPVQHWGVILEMKEWQVLAEKLKASQITFVIEPYLRFKGEVGEQATMFFLDPSGNALEFKAFRDDQSIFAK